From the genome of Numenius arquata unplaced genomic scaffold, bNumArq3.hap1.1 HAP1_SCAFFOLD_400, whole genome shotgun sequence:
TTAACTAGCCCCATGGTGACAGAATCTTGAATCtgctaattattattctttttttgaatGACCGGAAGTTCAAGGTgatttgagattttattttcttctgaaatcccAGCACCTGCCTTAACATAGGCATCAGTGATCTTATAAGGGAAGGTTGTTCGTGTCTTCTGTTGGAGGTAAGTTTGCATCCCCTACTTCTTTGAGTAGACCTATGCTGTATTATCTTGTAACTTGACAATGACATGCTGGAGCTTTTCTGCAGTTGGATCACAGAAACAGCAGATTTCTGGAGttaccaaccatcaacctaatgctgccaaacccaccactaaaccatatccctcagcaccacgacTATCCATCctttaaatgcttccagggatggggatcccactactttcctgggcagcctgttccaatgtttgataaccctttttgtgaataaatttttcctaatatccatcctaaacctctccttgaggtgcaacttgagaccatttcctcttctcctatcacttgttacttgggagaagagattgagcCCAAattctctataacctcctttcaggtagttatagacaGCTATAAgttctcccctgagcctccttttctctagactaaagaaccccagctccctcagccgctcctgataagacttcttctctagacccctcaccagcttcattgcccttctctggacacactccagaatcaaaatgtctttcttgtagtaagGGGCAatagatatcacagaatcacagaatcttcttggttggaagggacctttgagatcatcgagtccaaccaacaacaacaacaacaaaaaaccaaaaaaacccacacacaacaccaGACACCAAAACCAATACCAAACAAACAcgcacaaccacacaccacacccacccacaaacagatgcaaaccaacaatctcgggcactagagcatgccttgaagtgccatgtctacatgtttcttaaaaacttccagggatggcgactccaccacctccctgggcaggctgtttcagtgcctgaccaccctctcagtgaaataattcttcccaatatctgatctaaacctcccctgccgcaacttcagaccatttcctccggtcctgtcattattcccttgggagaagagcccaacacccacctctccacaacctcctttcagggagttgtagagggcaatgaggtctcccctcagcctcctcttctccaaactaaacatgcccagttccctcagcctctcctcataggacttgttctctagacccctcaccagcttggtggctctcctctggacacgctccagcagctcagtgtccttcctgtagtgaggggcccagaactgaacacagtcaCACAGCAACAGATTGAAATGCAACCTGTTTGTTTGAAGCGCAACAGACACTAATTGGAACATACTAAATTACTAAatataagggattttttttgtttgtttattttttccatgacACTGGTCATATACTTGAACAGGTCCCTGGAGTTTGTGAGACTTGATTTCTAGAAGTCATGTCTAACGTAAATAATTTTACAATTCTGTGTTATAGTGATTCTGTACTCCAATGCATGTTTATAACCACATTTATTGCTCTTGCTGGTGCAGGGATCAAGAATGGAATCAAAGAACATCACCACCACTGTGACAGAATTTGTCCTGTGGGGCCTGACACAGAGTCGCAAGCTGCAGTATTATCTCTATGTGACCTTTTTTCTCATCTATGTGGTAACCTGGCTGGTGAACTTCACCATCATTGCAACTGTAGCTGCTGATCACCAGCTCCATACACCCAAGTACTTCCTCTTGGCCAACTTGGCTTTCCTTGATGTCAGTGATTCCTCAATCAATACTCCCAAACTGCTGTCAAACCTCCTCACCCAACATACAATGATTTCATTCAATGAGTGTTTCCTCCAGATGTTCTTCTTCTATTTCATTGCTGGTGCAATGGCTTTTTTCCTTGTTGGGATGGCAATTGATAGATATGTGGCCATCTATGAGCCACTGTGTTACTGGTCTGTCATGAACTGTAATATGTGCACGGGATTGGTGGCAATTGCATGGTTCAGTGGATTTGTTCACTCTGTTGTACAAATTGGTTTTCTTCTCCAGCTACCATTCTGTGGCTCCAATGTACTGGACAATTTCTACTGTGATGTCCCTCAAGTCTTCAAACTGGCCTGCACTGACACCCGCATAGCTGAACTACAGATGGTATTTAGTAGAGGAGtgattctcattatttttttttgtagtcttgaTTATTTCTTACACTGTCATCTTGCTGAAGAAAAGGACATGCATCAcagaagggaagcagaaagcCCTGTCTACTTGTGGAACCAGATAACTGTTGTGAGCTTAATATTCATCCCCTGCATTTTCATCTATGCTTGGCCTTATAAGAAATTCCCCATGGACAAGGTGGCCTCCATTGTTTGTACTGTGGTCACTGCAGTGCTAAACCCCATTATCTACACACTGAGAAACACTGAGATGAAAAAGGCCATCAGGAGAACACTGAGGAAAATCTTTCTCTCAGGAGAGATACAGAAACTAGATCAGCCAGCAGATCCAAAGACATCAGATCTGGTGCTTCCATGAGAAAACTGCTCACCACTGAGATTCCTGCTCCTTCAGTAAGTGGGCAAATTTCTAGATGTCAGATGGAGACAACATTCCCCTCACATCAGCTTAGGAAGGTCAGTcacatgttttcttcttcttcatggaGTGTGCAGTATGGTGTAATTTGTAGGGCCTGATGAgagttttctgtaaaaaaatcacctgcaaaaACAGCAGCATGGCACACCCTGGATACTGACCTGGATACTGACCATACAAGGTCAAGGCCCTGACCAAGACCTTGTTCTCTCCTGTTGAAATCACGGCTAGACCTTCCACTCTGGCACACCCCTCACTTCTCTTTAGCAATCTAGTGTAGTTTTATTTCTAGGTTAACGCATCTGAAGGCCAGCTTGGTAAAGCTGTCTTATTTCTGCCTGTCACATAATTACAAAAGGTCTTTATGTCCCTGTGTCAGCTGTAGGTTTAGTTTACTCCCTTTTTACACCCTTATCCTCACTTCAGGTGGACTGTATGGCTTTTAGGATCCCTTCTGGAGTGAAGCATCGTGGTCCCACATTAGACAACATGGAGGTAGTTGAGGGATAAGATTGTCCCAGTGATCACTCAAGGGTGGTCCAGGGATAGATTTTTCCCTCACCATTCCTCTCTTCTTTGCTCTATCCCATCCTCCAGTTTTATCCCAACAATCCTTATATGACCATGATCTCCTACAAACCCACAGAGCCTTCTATACAGAACAAGCATTCTGAACATGATGCTATTCAAGGACAGAGGTGGTAAATGAGGAGACAGACCTCCTATACTGCTTCCTgtattagaaaaaattaaaatttctttgtaGATCCTTGTAGAGGATCTTAAAAGTTTTAAAGACATGCCAGGCCCAAAACTGGGCCACCTGGAACCAGGTGGAGACCTGCAGAAGTGGGATGGATTCAGAGAAGAGGAAATTCTGTCTGCAGGAATATCTGACATCACTTCAAGGAGGATGCTGGGTGGAGGAAAAAGTTTCTAGAACTGCCCCAAAAAGTGCTGCTGAGCATCGAGCCACCTAACCTACAAATGACCTATTCTACGACTCACAATCAGAATTAGTATAGTGCTTTGGATCTCAAATGCAGAGAAGTGTCCTGTGTGCCCCACATGGTAAGCTAAAAAGGGCCCCCAAAAGGTCTGTGGAGTAGGTACTGTGCCAGAGATGATAAAAGTTCTGTGCACTATGGGTGCAACCAGACCCCCCTTAAGGGGGCTAGCTGTGGGCAGTGTGCATGTGAACACTTCTGGTCCGCTGGCTGAGGTAAATCACTTAGATGATATAGACAAAGACTAGTTATCTTTCGCTGCTGAAGAAGTGCTGAAGGACTGGTTTCTGGACCCATTACATGACAGGAGTGCAAAGGGACAGAAACTCTGCTCCAGAAAATGTGAGACTGCTCAGAATGGTGGTAATCTTGCTCCTTGAGAATCATGGAGACAGCTCTAGCTGAAGAAAGTTTCCCAGTACATCCAGTACACACAGGTTCCTCTTGCTGGGTTTAGAGGGATGGTGGTTTCATGTGTGGGGAAACAAACCATGGTGAAGGTACTGAGTTGCCAGGTGAAGGAGTCATGGGATGAAGTGAGCAGATTATGCACCAGAGAACCAGAACAGGATGGCAAGAAGAGACAGAGCAGAGGCAATAGCCAAAGTCCCTTGTGGCACTAAAGGACATAAAACTGGAGGGCATACTTTATCGAGTGGTGAGGAAGAGTCCCAGGATGGAGGAGGCTGCATGCTTGTGGCCTCTGACAGAAGGAGAAAGGCACTTTTTGTAAGGCACTCATTTTCTTTTGCCAGAGGATAGGTAGGACAGTTAAGGAAACTATATTTGGATTTTTATAGCATGTAACAGGATTTCACAAAGGCTATTATTGGAAGACTTTGTGGATGTAACCATAGTACACTCTGCACTTACCCTGCCTAACAGAATACGCACTAAAGGAAACCATCCTCTATGAAATCCTGATTTCCcctcaaaagaaattatttggctGATTCAAGTCCATAACATGATGGGTGAGCAATTGGTTGATGAGTCAGGCTCAAAGAGTTACAGTAAATGGGGTAATATCAGGCTGGCAGCCACTCACCAGAGGGGTTacccagggctcaattttagggccacTTCTCTTCAatgttttataaatgatctggacacAGGAGTTGAACATACattaaatttgctgatgatactaaactaggaggagctgtggacttcCTCAAGGGTAAAGAGGCCTTACAGAGATATCTGGGTAGACTAGAGTGCTGTgcaatcaccaaccatatgaaatttaacaaaagcaagtgcagattCTCTACCTGGGATGGGATAATCCTGGTTATACAAAAAATTGggggatgagaggctggagagcatccctgcagaaagagatctggggatTTGGGTTGATGGTAATTGAATATGAGTCACTGTGTGTCCTGGCAGCCAAAAGAGCCAGCCATGTGCCGGGgcgcatcaagcacagcatagatAGTCAGTTAAGGAAGGTGATTGTCCTAATCTACATTACACTGGtacatctcgagtactgtgtgcagttttgggtgccacAATATAAAAAAGACACCAAACTATTAGAGCctgtccagagaaaggcagcaaATATGGTGAAAAGCCTTGAGGCAAGACttacttggtttgttcagcttggagaaaaaaaggctgaggGGTGGCCTCATCACAGTCCACAACTTCCTTAATGGGGCCAGCAGAgtggaggtgctgatctctctctggtgaccagtgacaggacacaaggaaatggaaagaaactgtatcaggggaggttcagattggacattaggaaaaggttcctcACTGACAGGGTGatcggtcactggaacaggctccccagagaaGTGGTCAGGGAACCGAGTCTGTCAGAGTTGAAGGAGCATatggacaatgctcttagtcatatgatttagttttaagtagtcctgcaaggagcagggacctGGACTcagtgatccttatgggtcccttagaacttgagatattctgtgattccaccTTGGAATCAAGCCAAGAAGTAGATTACAGAGCGAGTACTAAGGGCAAGATAAAAATGCCTAAGGTATGGTTTATTTCTTCCCAAAGTAACCAATATAAATGGGTTAGCTGAATTGCTTGCTAGAAACACCCATCAATTATGCAGGAATCCTTACGTTACTAATTCTGATGCTGTAGATGTGTATATCTTGATAGAAAAATCCTGCCACTGGTGCCTACCGTAAGCCTATGTTCACATTGCCTTTGATTTTTACTTGGTAGTTGACTTCTGATTTCAGATTTCAGTGGCCTCCCTATGCTGTATGAAAAAGGAAAGCTTGACAACAAGCTAGATCATCCAGTGACTTGCACATGCTCTCTTTGTGGAAAAGCTGAACTCATCAACTCATTCAGGACTAGAGTCAAACAGCAGGCAGTGTCTAAAGTCAGAAATTTAAGTATAAGCTGAAATATTGAACTAACATGCTTGATTTTGGCTATCTGCATCTGGACCAGAAGTTCAGTAATGACTCTATAAATGCTTCACACCTGCCagttaatttctgcagagatacAGAATTTTAACACTAGAACTTCATAGCCCAACTGTGTTAATTTCTTTACACAGTATAGTTCTGCTCTAAGTTATTCCATACAGGTTTTAGTGTCACCCTAAGGTTTTTTgataattagaagaaaattatttgaagctTGCTTAATATATATTAAGTTGCTACATAATGTACAGTATTGAGTTGTTCCTAAGAAAATTgtgttaacaaaacaaaaattaaaaagctttcacttattacttcaaaatttttttttattttctgatccaAAGTATGTATTTGCTGACCAGCTTCCACATCGAGCCCTTGATCTCCTGGTTACAAAAGGTATAGATCATGGGATTAGTCAAGGGGAAGATGACTGTATGGAAAACAGCAACAATTTTTTCCTTTAGGACAGCTTGGAAGGGTAAACCATATATATACAGCTGGGCCACACATGACTAAAACCACAATGATGTGGGAAACACAGGTGGAGGCTACTTTGTTATTTTCCCTGAAGGACTGTGTCTGGAGCTTTAGCAACAGGACAGTGTAGGAGATTAGAAGAAGTGCAAAGCACATAATGATAATTAACTCCACTGTTGAGGAACATCAAAAGCTCCACTATGTAAGTGTTGGTACAGGCCAACTTGACCAATGGATGGACATCACAGAAGAAGTTGTCCAGGATGTTGGGACCACATAAGGGGAGGTGGATGCTGAGAGCAAATAGATTGATGCCATGGATGAAGCCCCCACCCCGTGTAGCTCCAACCAGGACATGGCATACCCCCCTGTTGAGAAACCTGTTGTAATGAAGAGGTTTGCAAATGGCTATATAAAGGTCATAGGCCATGACCATGAGCAGGAAAGCTTCAGGTGCTCCCAGGAAGtggaggaagaaaagctgagcCATGAAGGCCCTGTAGGAGATGGTCTTATGGTGTGAGAAAAAGTCAGCCAACATTTTGGGTTGGCTGAACAGTAGCAGATGTCCAAGAATGCCAAATTGGCCAGGAAAAAATACATGGGTGATCCCAATTGAGAATCCCCCCGAATTGTGAGAATGATAAGGATGTTGCCTGGCAGAATGATCATATAGAagagcaggaagaagaggaagagaatcaTCTGGATTTAATGGTTTTGGGACAATCCCAACAAAACAAACTCTGTAACTACTGTATAGTTCTCATGATCCATTTCCACTCCGCAGAATCCTGAAAAATAGACAGTaatcatggtggtggtgggggaaaccACACCAGTGCAAATCTACAGAAATGTCTGGACAACCTGGGAGATATTTAGATTGTCTAAAATGCATGCCCTTTCCCATTTCCTAGTCTTAGGGAACACCTAATGGTGAAATACTTGAAAGCCAGTAATTTAGATTCCCAGTAACTTGAGCATTTTACTGGAAATGTAAAGTGGAAATGTTCACATTTTATCagatgttctttgttttcttggcaCCCTGGGAACTGGCACCTGGATGGACTATAGGTCATAAAGTATCAGTCCATTCTTCCACGGGTAGGCTAATTTTTGAGGTTTAAGGTGTAGATGGCTGTAATTGAGCTAGTCATGTCTACTCCCTTTCTGGTTGACAAAAGCAGGTCCTTCCAGGGTAGATAGATTTAATTATAGGGTAGAAAGCTAAACAAAGCTAGATGAAGTGCACACTAAAATCACACAATTAACCTAAATCATAGCCACTCAGTGTAAATGGAAACAAAGTGTAGTTCACTCACATCTGAAGGAAGGTTTATGAATTCCTCAGTGGAATTCATCTGACAGATGCAAAGTTGTTtgaaattaaacaatttaaaatccCTTTATACTAAATTATGTAAGTATAGGCACCCCAGGGAATGATGAATTCTATGTAAATTTTCTCTAGCATATATCTGTTcaagtattttccaaaatatttcatttttccctatTGTCTTTCAAGGGAGTTGAGGATGTCTAGATAGCATTCAGATTTCCACCTTTCTCTGGAGAAATCCCACAGCAGTATCTAATTTTCCAATGAAGTCAACAGAACActggaaacataaataaaattcagtgatcTAAATATCTCTATGAAATTAATCCACTGTGGATCAGTGTGATGGCATTCTGGAAAAtaaactgacatttctttcatATAAGTGTTGCGgacggagtgatcaacttcactagttagagtgaagtagtgaaatatttattaaggtgaaacagtgatttaacaaaatcagtagtaagtgcgataaaaccagtagtaaatgcgatagtgttttatgagattcgatgtcaaggtacactctgttGTTTACTGCAtagacagggtcagacaagctgtcggggagaccctcctgttgagtgatgaggttcagaaaggacccccttgctttttaaactccttctcagagaggagcctaggtgcggctgaATCCAGTcttagtcccagacttggtcaatggtttatgtctaaaggattatatatgtgcaatcaaccctttatattacttagctaagatttcaaagtttagcatgctattagtcccTTAtggagaatctgttgcagcaaggaatctctcaacctcaaggagtagaaccttaagcgagcgtcctcacaaaaggggagatcctggcatgcagcctgctgccatacaggagaggtcaaagggctcttgggctgtccgctatttatacagtaagataattgacctatagccatattctcatgggaacaaaatatctaggtccccactccagacagtgttttggctgtgttgccagccatcccccaaagtccagatgCAAGTTattgcaactgatgttgtgatggccacaatggccaaggcctgagcaggagccgggggaggGGTGGGCgtgggaaacagggagagcacaccgccacaataatgtataaaataattgcatttacaTATATTTTGAATGGAACTGTGGATTTTAACACCTCCCTAGggaagaaaaccataaaaattggtcaggattttttttaaaaaagtatttccatttatCTATGTTCTTTTATGCCtcctacttctttttcttcttttgggtcAGAAGAAAGTTATATGAGGTTTTGCCTCcagattttttcttccatttcactacaaaacctcgataccagggaaggtcatggagcaggtcatcttgagtgccatcaaaacccacataatggggaaccaggggatcaggcctagtcagcatgggtttatagaaggcaggtcctgccagacgaacctgatctccttctatgacaagataaccagattattggacgagggaaaggctgttgatattgtatacctggactttcgaaaagcattcgatactgttcCCCATAacattcttgtggaaaaactggcttcacacggcctggatgagcatatgatccgctgggtcaagatatggctgactggaaggtcccaaagagtggtgctcaatggatttaaatccagctggcggccggtcacaagtggtgtgcctcagggctcagtgttaggaccatttctgtttaatgtctttattgatgatctcgacaaggacatagggtgtatcatcagcaagtttgcagatgacaccaagttaagcaggagtgttgattcccaggaggatagggaagctctacagagagacctagatagattggatcattgggccaaaatcaatggtatgagtttcaacaagggcaagtgccaggttctgcacttgggccacaataaccccaagcagcgctacaggcttggggaagtgtggttggaaagctgcctggaagaaagagacctgggggttctaattgacaagcggctgaatatgagccggcagtgtgcccaggtggccaagaaagccaatggcatcctggcttgtattagaaacagcgtgaccagcagaagtagggaggtgattgtgcccgtgtactcagcactggtgaggccacacctggagtattgtgtccagttttgggcacctcaatacaagagagatatcgaggtgctggagcaagtgcagaggagggcaatgaagctggtgaggggcctggaaaacaaattgtatgaagagtggttgaaagagctgggactgtttagtgtgaggaagaggaggctgaggggagacctcatcactctctacaactacttgaaaggacactgtagagaggttggtgctggtctcttcgcacaggtaactaatgacagaacaagagggaacggcttcaagctccagcagggtaggtttagactgaacattaggaaagaatatttcacagaaagagtggtcgggcattggaacaggctgcccagggaggtggttgagtcaccatccctggatgtgtttaagagacatttagatgtggttttgggggatatgatataggggagaactttgtagagtagggtagatggttggactcgatgatcccaagggtctcttccaacctggacgattctatgattctgtgaaagaggtATGGCTGTCTACATGAAGGCATCTGCCTATTACTGCATTAGTAACTTCACCAGAAAAATTGAGGTAGAGAATAAAGCATACCAAAAATGTTTTAGTGGGAGAGAATGCCCATTTAGTTTTTAGTTTTAGAACAGTTTGTTTAGTTCCCTTATTGAGGCCAGTGAGAAATGAAATCGTTATTGAcagtagaaatgaaaaacataaaaacaactAAGAGGAGATAAAGTAGCAAAAAGTTGtaaaattcagaataaagaaaataaataggaaaggaacataagaaaggaataaaaacaagagaaaaaaatactcctAACATCACTTTTTGATGTTTTTGTGAAAAGTCAAAATTTCATGTCAtgccttgaaattaaaaattttcttgacattctttgttttctccatctcttcctttctttcatggaCAGCTGAAGGACTCATTGTgctgtatgtgtgtataaatttCTCAGCTGACCGCGAATCGTTATCCATCTCTATCTGAGTTACTCTTTGCCTCACTTTAAATTCCCTCTATTTGGTTTGTTCAGCTCCAGCCTCTTCCCATCTCATCTCATGACAGAAAGATTCATGCAGGAACATATCACTCCACTCTGCTGTATCCTGCACATCCAGCAAATGCAGAAACAACACCCTCCCTTCACTTTGACTTGGTTATAGAGACATCTGTAGCATTTGACTTTCGTGGCTTTGCATATATATCTCTCCACACAGCTCAGTATCTACTACTCTGGGTTGTTCAGCCCTAACCAGCAAAGAACCAATCAAGGTTACTccctcttttctgtttcctgctaCACCACTTTAGCTAGATGGTAAATGTTTCCCAATTTTTCTACCTACTTCTCTGATGTTATTAGTCTGCCTGTGTCCAGATCCTTTTCACCCTTCAACTGCAGATGGTGCAGTCTCCCTTTCACAGTGCAGAAGACTGGCTCTCTGAACTCAGGTCTGttccttcttcctgttttcaCTGATGGTAAATTTGCCTTCACTACTGGAGGCAAATTTACCAGGAAAATTACATAATGAATTTCTTAATTTATCTCTTTTCAGTCCTTTAAATTATTTAGTTCAAAAAGAAGCAGCTTACAGGAGACCCAAGAATCACAATCTGTGAGTGTGACGGCTCATTCTGGTCTTTTCTACAGTGAAGCCATCTTTTCATGAGTTATTTAAGGGGGTGCTCATACTGAATAATTTACAATGCTGCTGATATATATATCTACACCTGAATAAGTCAACATAGCAACCTGAGGGATAGAGTGGAAGGAAAAAGATATAATTCCTCTTAGGAAGTGTAGGGAtggtgtgggggactgcggcgggtccgtggaacccttgattgtgggaatggagtcaggagttgaccttgcagagattaaagtatatccttgagaaagaagggagtagaaaacatcctgagaagtaaaacaacttttaggtaccagctggagactgacaagataaggagtagttttgatgttttgcaagagacaaccaatgatatattgttataacaatatgtaaccaatagtaaaagaacacatgtgttaagaaagaatatataagaaaatacgtgtgctaataaaggtagactgttactgcttgaacttctgaagattgctggctgtgtcgtttgtccgtctcaacaacaacgacatctggtgacccAGATGTGATTCTGGATAGGAAAAAAGAcagctggagatagccgtggagacggagcccagtatagctgagagcggcagagagagctgctgattgatccggaacgtgaataagacacctggagaggtgagctactgggaacatgggagggaacttgtccaaagaagagggtatcatactctctatgtggcagttgcttttgaaacggcgaggcgtggacctccctgagttgactttacggaaaatgttgctctggggcaaaagacaaggcattgaagttaccactgtcacagcgtttagtgtatcacagttgaaggacttgggtgataaattgtttgatggcGCTACGAGAggcaacgtggcgtttgctactagagactttgaaagggcttaaagagcagagggagcaggcggagatggtgggaaaaaatgagttcCCTGATCCTTTcgggccggacttaaaaggaggggtggatccatctgcggtcccaaaacccccggtcctaaaaccccctgtaaCCAAGAAAGAAGATGGGGGGGCGGGAcacggctttccgaaggaaaaaagtataagtatgtgctgccccgagaacagatagaagcggcaagagactcacataaacaagcggcagattcaggatatgtgtggccgcaggagggactccctgtatctaagtcaggagagtgtgtgcagccctctgctccaccagtgccgattgcggaagagcaaaaggCACGGCCGTcacttaacccctttttgtatccacctctgccagaggattcggacgttaatgttgatcaggatgatcctatgacagggcaaaatgagcttgaggaggtagtccctgagaatccgggtccccctttgcataCCCCTGCACCAGTAAAACGTTctgagcaagggggggcagagtgtagaacaaaataccctcgtacttgggatttacctccagcctcaaTTACGgctagaccgcgaaatcctgtgcgattctggaaaaaggtcaaagctaaagctatggagttgggcgactgggatttatcagagaatatatccgttcccctcaccactgatgaacctttgaatgttgagactgctgggcctgcagcgtttcccg
Proteins encoded in this window:
- the LOC141477711 gene encoding LOW QUALITY PROTEIN: olfactory receptor 4N5-like (The sequence of the model RefSeq protein was modified relative to this genomic sequence to represent the inferred CDS: inserted 3 bases in 2 codons; deleted 1 base in 1 codon; substituted 1 base at 1 genomic stop codon), with the protein product MDHENYTVVTEFVLLGLSQNHXIQMILFLFFLLFYMIILPGNILIILTIRGDSQLGSPMYFFLANLAFLDICYCSXQPKMLADFFSHHKTISYRAFMAQLFFLHFLGAPEAFLLMVMAYDLYIAICKPLHYNRFLNRGVCHVLVGATRGGGFIHGINLFALSIHLPLCGPNILDNFFCDVHPLVKLACTNTYIVELLMFLNSGLIIIMCFALLLISYTVLLLKLQTQSFRENNKVASTCVSHIIVVLVMCGPXLYIYGLPFQAVLKEKIVAVFHTVIFPLTNPMIYTFCNQEIKGSMWKLVSKYILWIRK